The Vulpes lagopus strain Blue_001 chromosome 14, ASM1834538v1, whole genome shotgun sequence genome window below encodes:
- the COQ5 gene encoding 2-methoxy-6-polyprenyl-1,4-benzoquinol methylase, mitochondrial has translation MATHRCCALWSYCGRRWSRVMRCCRLSGLCSSWPSGPLGARHLSQEKPATETHFGFETVSEEEKRGKVYHVFESVAKKYDVMNDMMSLGIHRIWKDLLLCKMRPFPGTQLLDVAGGTGDIAFRFLNYVQAQHKGKQKRQLRAQQNLSWEEIAKKYQNEEDPLGGSRVVVCDINKEMLKIGKQKARAQGYKAGLAWVLGDAEELPFDDDKFDVYTIAFGIRNVTHIDQALQEAHRVLKPGGRFLCLEFSQVNNPLISRLYDLYSFQVIPVLGEVIAGDWKSYQYLVESIRQFPSQEEFREMIEDAGFEKVTYESLTSGIVAIHSGFKL, from the exons ATGGCGACCCACAGGTGCTGCGCTCTATGGAGCTACTGCGGTCGTAGGTGGTCGCGGGTGATGCGCTGCTGCCGGCTTTCCGGGCTTTGTAGCTCCTGGCCCAGCGGCCCGCTGGGTGCCCGGCACTTGTCCCAAGAGAAGCCGGCAACGGAAACACATTTCGGGTTTGAGACTGTTtcggaggaggagaagaggggcaAAG TCTATCATGTGTTTGAAAGTGTGGCCAAGAAGTATGATGTGATGAATGATATGATGAGTCTTGGTATCCATCGTATTTGGAAGGATTTACTGCTCTGCAAGATGCGCCCGTTTCCTGGAACTCAGCTGCTCGATGTTGCTGGAGGCACAG GTGACATTGCCTTCCGGTTCCTTAATTATGTCCAGGCCCAGCATAAGGGAAAGCAGAAGAGGCAGTTACGGGCCCAGCAAAATTTATCCTGGGAAGAAATTGCCAAAAAGTACCAAAATGAAGAGGACCCCTTGGGCGGTTCCCGGGTCGTGGTCTGCGACATCAACAAGGAGATGCTAAAGATTGGAAAGCAGAAAGCCCGTGCCCAGGGCTACAAAGCTG GACTTGCTTGGGTATTGGGAGATGCTGAAGAACTGCCCTTTGATGATGACAAGTTTGATGTTTACACTATTGCCTTTGGGATCCGGAATGTCACACACATCGATCAG GCACTCCAGGAAGCCCATCGAGTCCTGAAGCCAGGAGGACGGTTTCTCTGTCTGGAGTTCAGTCAAGTGAACAACCCCCTCATATCCAG GCTTTATGATCTATATAGCTTCCAGGTCATTCCTGTCCTGGGAGAGGTCATTGCAGGAGATTGGAAGTCCTACCAATATCTTGTAGAAAGTATCCGACAGTTCCCATCTCAG GAGGAATTCAGAGAGATGATAGAAGATGCAGGTTTTGAGAAGGTGACTTATGAAAGTCTCACATCAGGCATTGTGGCTATTCATTCTGGCTTCAAACTGTAA
- the DYNLL1 gene encoding dynein light chain 1, cytoplasmic: MCDRKAVIKNADMSEEMQQDSVECATQALEKYNIEKDIAAHIKKEFDKKYNPTWHCIVGRNFGSYVTHETKHFIYFYLGQVAILLFKSG, encoded by the exons ATGTGCGACCGAAAGGCGGTGATCAAAAACGCCGATATGTCGGAGGAGATGCAACAGGACTCGGTGGAGTGTGCGACTCAGGCGTTGGAGAAATATAACATAGAGAAGGACATTGCGGCCCATATTAAGAAG GAGTTTGACAAGAAGTACAACCCCACCTGGCACTGCATCGTGGGGAGGAACTTCGGTAGTTATGTGACACATGAAACCAAACACTTCATCTACTTCTACCTGGGCCAAGTGGCCATTCTTCTGTTCAAATCTGGTTAA